The Selenomonadales bacterium genome includes the window TCCCGGTTGTAAAAGTTAATGACAGAATCGGTACTCCGTACATTCCGTGCGGCGTTGATAAAATCAAATACATCGTTCCGTGCGACATTGGCGATGATGTTCGTCCGTTCAAACCGATCGACGAAGATTCCAAAAAAATGTCCGAGCACATCATCAACTTCTTCCGTGAAGAAATCAAAGCCGGCCGTCTTCCGAAAAACCTCCTTCCGCTTCAGTCGGGCGTAGGTTCGGTAGCGAACGCAGTAATCAGCGGTTTCGTTGATTCCGATTTCACGGATCTCGAAGTTTACACAGAAGTTATCCAGGACGGTATGCTTGATCTTGCTGACGCAGGCAAATTGAAATTTGCTTCCGGTACGTCCTTCTCGCCGTCTCCGGATGGTCTCAAACGTCTTTATGAAAACATCGATGAATATCGTACGAAAATGATGCTTCGTCCGCAGGAAGTTGCAAACAGCCCGGAAGTTGCTCGTCGTATCGGTATCATTGCAATGAATACTGCAATCGAATTCGACATCTATGGTAACGTTAACTCCACGCATATCATGGGCAGCAAAATGATGAATGGTATCGGCGGCAGCGGTGACTTCGCTCGTAATGCATACCTCACTTGCTTCTTCACGACTTCGACTGCAAAAGGCGGTTTGATCTCCTCGATCGTTCCGATGGTATCCCATGTTGACCACACTGAACATGACACGGACATCTTCGTAACGGAACAGGGTCTTGCTGACGTTCGTGGTCTCAGCCCGCGTGAAAGAGCACGTGTTATCATTGAAAACTGTGCTCATCCGGACTACAAACCGATGCTCCTCGACTACCTCGAAAGAGCAGAAGCTGCAACGAAAAAAGCACACACTCCGCACATCATCGAAGAAGCTCTCTCTTGGCATGACCGTTTCATCAAAACGGGTTCGATGAAAAAATAATCGCATCAAAGCGATAAACAAACGTTAATAAAACAGCTCTTTCAAAAGAAAGAGCTCACAACAGTCGAGAAGTCTTCGGACTTCTCGGCCGTTGTCGGTGATTGACTGAAAAGTCATCGCTGGTTTTAAAATATGCCGTAAAGGCATCAGGGTTCCTAGATATGTTCTAATGAAAAAAATGAAAAGGAGGACTTTTATATGAGCGAAAATATAAAAGCCGCATTAGAAGCGTACACTTCTACCGTAGAAAAAGCAATTGCAAAATTCCCGGAACGCCCGAATTTGCCGGAACAGAGACTCTATACTCCGGCTGATCTCGGCGACCAAGACTATGTAAGCGAAATTGGCTTCCCGGGCCAGTATCCGTTCACTCGTGGCGTACAGCCGACGATGTACCGCGGTCGTTTCTGGACGATGCGTATGTACGCTGGTTTCTCCACTGCTGAAGAATCCAACAAACGTTATCGTTACCTCTTGGCAAACGGTGGTAGCGGTTTGTCTTGCGCATTCGACCTTCCGACTCAGATCGGTTATGACTCGGATGATGCTATCTCCGCAGGTGAAGTTGGTAAAGTAGGGGTTGCTATCGACTCCTTGGCTGACATGGAAATCCTCTTCGACCAGATCGATCTCAGCAAAGTATCCACGTCCATGACGATCAATGCTCCGGCATCCGTTCTCTTGGCTATGTACATTGCAGTTGCTGAAAAACAGGGCGTATCTGCTGACAAACTCAAAGGTACGATCCAGAACGATATCTTGAAAGAATACGCTGCACGCGGCACTTATATCTTCCCGCCGAAACCGTCCATGCGTTTGATCACGAACATCTTCGAATATTGCTCGAAAAATGTACCGAACTGGAACACGATCTCCATTTCCGGTTACCACATCCGTGAAGCTGGTTCCACGGCTTCCCAGGAAATCGCATTCACGATCGCTGACGGTATCGCATACGCTGAAGCTGCTATCAAAGCAGGTTTGGACGTAGACGCATTCGCAGGTCGTCTCTCCTTCTTCTGGAACGCACACAACAACGTACTCGAAGAAGTAGCTAAATTCCGCGCTTCCCGTCGTGTATGGGCAAAAGTTATGAAAGAACGCTTTGGCGCTAAAAAACCGAAATCCTGGATGCTCCGCGTACATACGCAGACTGCAGGTTCCATGTTGACGGCTCAGCAGCCGAACAACAACATCGTTCGTGTTGCTCTCCAGACGGCAGCAGCTGTAATGGGCGGCACGCAGTCCCTCCACACGAACTCCCGTGACGAAGCTTTGGCTCTCCCGACGGAAGAATCCGTAATGGTAGCACTCCGTACGCAGCAGATCGTTGCTTACGAAAGCGGCTTGGCTGACGTTATCGACCCGCTCGCAGGTTCCTACTATGTAGAAGCTTTGACGAACAAAATCGAAAAAGAAGCTTGGGAATACATCAACAAAATCGACGAACTCGGCGGTGCTGTTGAAGCTATCGAAAAAGGTTACATCCAGAAAGAAATCCAAGACAGTGCTTACAAATGGCAGATGGCTGTTGAAAGCGGCGAAAAAGTTATCGTCGGCGTAAACAAATTCCAGGTTGAAGAAAAACCGGTTGAAGGTCTCTTGAAAGTAGACGACTCTGTCGGCGCACTTCAGAAGAAAAAATTGGATGCCCTCAAAGCACGTCGTGACAGCGAAGCTGTTGCAGCTGCATTGGCTAACCTCGAAGCAGGCTGTAAAGATGAAAGCGTCAACCTCATGCCGCTCATCCTTGAAGCTGTTAAAACCTATGCAACGTTGGGTGAAATCTGTGGCGTAATGCGTAAAGTATTCGGCGAATACGAAGCACACGTTAACTTATAAGAGCGATAGTTGGAGGTATAAACGATGGAAAAACGTATTAGAGTATTGGTAGCAAAACCGGGTCTTGACGGTCATGACCGTGGCGCAAAAGTAGTTGCACGTGCATTGCGCGACGCTGGTTTTGAAGTTATTTACACTGGCCTTCGCCAGACTCCGGAACAGATTGCAGAAGCTGCATTGCAGGAAGACGTTAACGTTGTTGCAATGAGCATTCTTTCGGGTGCACATCCGCAGCTCTTCCCGGTAGTAGTAAACTTGATTAGAGAAAAAGGCATGAAAGACGTTCTCATCATCGGCGGCGGCGTTATTCCTGACGGTGATATCCCGGCTCTCAAAGAAGCTGGCATCGCTGAAGTATTCACGCCTGGCACACCGACTGGCGATATCGTTAAATTCATTAACGAAAACGTATAATAATCAAGTATTATGATATAGGTGATGCCTCCCTTGCGGGGGAGGCACACCTAATCATAAGGTGGTGCGAATGATGGATATTGCAAAAGAATTATTAGCAGGTTCTCGTTTAGCATTGTCTCGTGCGATCACAGCCGTAGAGAATGAATATGATGAAGCTGTCGATATTATGAAAAAATTATATCCGCACACAGGAAACGCATACGTAATTGGTATTACTGGACCGCCTGGTGCCGGAAAAAGTACATTGACTGATAAGATTGTAAAAGAATACCGCCGTTTGGGTAAAACGGTCGGTGTTATCGCGATCGACCCGACCAGCCCGTTCTCCGGTGGTGCTATCTTGGGCGACCGTATTCGTATGAATGAATTGACTCTCGATGAAGGCGTATTTATCCGCAGTATGGGAACAAGAGGAAGCCTCGGCGGACTCTCTCATAAAACGGCTGATGCCGTAAAAATTATGGATGCTGCAGGAAAAGACGTTATTATTGTCGAAACCGTTGGTGTTGGCCAATCGGAAGTCGATATCGTCAAAGCAGCTGATACAACACTTGTGGTTGTAGTACCGGGCTTGGGTGATGACATCCAGGCGATCAAAGCCGGTATTCTTGAAATTGCCGACATCTTTACCATCAACAAAGCTGACCGTGATGGTGCGGATAAGCTCAATGTTGAACTTGAAATGATGTTGGATCTCTATCAAGATAAACTTGATTGGCGTCCACCTATCAAACGTACCGTTGCACATCGCAATGAAGGTATTGCGGAATTGGTACAGACTTTAGAAGAATACTACGGTTATCTTAAAGAAACCGATAAATTAACCGAACGTCGCACGGAACGTATCAAAGCAGAAGTTCTTGCAATGATTGAAGAGAACATTGGTCGCTATGTAACTCGTTCTATGCAAAGTGATGGTGAATTTGAGCAAATGGTACAGCAGATCCAAAAACGAGAAGCGGATCCGTATACTCTCGTTGCAGAACTGTTGAAACGCTTGCTTAAATGATAAATTAAAGCTTCAAATCTAATAAGGAGGGAATTACAATGTTCAAAGTTAACAAAGTAGACCATGTCGGCATTGCTGTTAAAGACTTGGAACAAGCCAAAAAATTCTACACGGAAATGCTTGGCATCCCGGCTATGGGCGAAGAAGTGGTTGCAGAACAGAAAGTTAAAGTTTGCTTCATTCCTTGCGGTGAC containing:
- a CDS encoding acetyl-CoA hydrolase/transferase family protein, with the translated sequence MIDILDRIRNTELHSKIVTADVAAQAIKPNMNVGISGFTPAGYPKAVPMALAKIMKETPFKINIWSGASVGDECDGELARVNGIHHRIPYQTNGDLRKGLNSGQIEYCDLHLSESAQLSRYGFLGGKVDIAIVEACAITENGDIIPTTSMGNTASYVQSADVVIVEVNTTQPLALEGMHDVYVPLDPPNRQPIPVVKVNDRIGTPYIPCGVDKIKYIVPCDIGDDVRPFKPIDEDSKKMSEHIINFFREEIKAGRLPKNLLPLQSGVGSVANAVISGFVDSDFTDLEVYTEVIQDGMLDLADAGKLKFASGTSFSPSPDGLKRLYENIDEYRTKMMLRPQEVANSPEVARRIGIIAMNTAIEFDIYGNVNSTHIMGSKMMNGIGGSGDFARNAYLTCFFTTSTAKGGLISSIVPMVSHVDHTEHDTDIFVTEQGLADVRGLSPRERARVIIENCAHPDYKPMLLDYLERAEAATKKAHTPHIIEEALSWHDRFIKTGSMKK
- a CDS encoding methylmalonyl-CoA mutase family protein, with translation MSENIKAALEAYTSTVEKAIAKFPERPNLPEQRLYTPADLGDQDYVSEIGFPGQYPFTRGVQPTMYRGRFWTMRMYAGFSTAEESNKRYRYLLANGGSGLSCAFDLPTQIGYDSDDAISAGEVGKVGVAIDSLADMEILFDQIDLSKVSTSMTINAPASVLLAMYIAVAEKQGVSADKLKGTIQNDILKEYAARGTYIFPPKPSMRLITNIFEYCSKNVPNWNTISISGYHIREAGSTASQEIAFTIADGIAYAEAAIKAGLDVDAFAGRLSFFWNAHNNVLEEVAKFRASRRVWAKVMKERFGAKKPKSWMLRVHTQTAGSMLTAQQPNNNIVRVALQTAAAVMGGTQSLHTNSRDEALALPTEESVMVALRTQQIVAYESGLADVIDPLAGSYYVEALTNKIEKEAWEYINKIDELGGAVEAIEKGYIQKEIQDSAYKWQMAVESGEKVIVGVNKFQVEEKPVEGLLKVDDSVGALQKKKLDALKARRDSEAVAAALANLEAGCKDESVNLMPLILEAVKTYATLGEICGVMRKVFGEYEAHVNL
- a CDS encoding cobalamin B12-binding domain-containing protein → MEKRIRVLVAKPGLDGHDRGAKVVARALRDAGFEVIYTGLRQTPEQIAEAALQEDVNVVAMSILSGAHPQLFPVVVNLIREKGMKDVLIIGGGVIPDGDIPALKEAGIAEVFTPGTPTGDIVKFINENV
- the meaB gene encoding methylmalonyl Co-A mutase-associated GTPase MeaB, with product MDIAKELLAGSRLALSRAITAVENEYDEAVDIMKKLYPHTGNAYVIGITGPPGAGKSTLTDKIVKEYRRLGKTVGVIAIDPTSPFSGGAILGDRIRMNELTLDEGVFIRSMGTRGSLGGLSHKTADAVKIMDAAGKDVIIVETVGVGQSEVDIVKAADTTLVVVVPGLGDDIQAIKAGILEIADIFTINKADRDGADKLNVELEMMLDLYQDKLDWRPPIKRTVAHRNEGIAELVQTLEEYYGYLKETDKLTERRTERIKAEVLAMIEENIGRYVTRSMQSDGEFEQMVQQIQKREADPYTLVAELLKRLLK